One window of Hypomesus transpacificus isolate Combined female unplaced genomic scaffold, fHypTra1 scaffold_30, whole genome shotgun sequence genomic DNA carries:
- the slc30a1a gene encoding zinc transporter 1a isoform X1 yields the protein MGEMACEPNRVRLLCMLSLTFGFFIVEVVVSRITASLAMLSDSFHMLSDVIALLVALIAVRFAEKTQATNKNTFGWIRAEVMGALVNAVFLTALCFTIILEAIERFTEPHEIEKPEVVIGVGAAGLLVNLLGLCLFHGHAGGGHGHSHGGHSHGSKKNKRGKICKSERPSGEETNNLVGHHNSPNGMNTDIRRHETNYSESQMNGMAAYEELDHDTGSLNMRGVFLHVLGDALGSVIVVVNALIFTFVWKPCRTGEACYNPCINTHTTDHQHVNHTLVDLLHGANGTGVAHMEAGPCWVLYLDPTLCIIMVCILLYTTYPLLKESALILLQTVPKQINMHRLNERLLSLEGVLAIHELHIWQLAGSRIIATAHIKCQDPTSYMDVAKRIKDFFHDEGIHATTIQPEFVTFNSESRASLCELSCRTQCAPKLCCGAGEKPGAAAAVAGLEKTANMEGDTAPALALEVISESQEQASAVRVGPRTEQEVIITREVESSL from the exons ATGGGGGAAATGGCTTGTGAGCCTAACCGTGTTCGGCTCCTATGCATGCTTTCATTGACTTTTGGATTTTTCATTGTGGAAGTGGTCGTAAGCCGGATCACTGCATCTCTGGCCATGCTTTCGGACTCGTTTCATATGCTATCCGATGTCATAGCGCTGCTCGTGGCTTTGATTGCTGTGCGTTTTGCCGAGAAAACTCAAGCGACGAATAAGAACACATTCGGATGGATCCGGGCAGAAGTGATGGGGGCTTTGGTCAACGCCGTCTTCCTCACAGCTCTTTGTTTCACAATAATCTTAGAGGCTATCGAGCGTTTCACAGAGCCACATGAAATTGAGAAGCCCGAGGTAGTCATCGGTGTTGGGGCCGCAGGTCTCCTGGTGAATCTTCTTGGGCTCTGCTTGTTCCACGGACACGCGGGCGGTGGACATGGCCATTCTCACGGAGGTCATTCCCACGGAAGTAAGAAAAACAAAAGGGGTAAAATATGCAAGTCTGAAAGACCTTCGGGCGAGGAGACCAACAACCTGGTGGGACATCATAACAGTCCCAATGGCATGAATACCGACATACGTAGACATG AGACCAACTACAGCGAGAGCCAGATGAATGGCATGGCTGCATACGAGGAGCTGGACCATGACACTGGCTCCCTCAATATGCGCGGCGTGTTCCTACACGTGCTGGGCGACGCACTGGGCTCCGTCATTGTGGTGGTCAACGCCCTTATCTTCACCTTTGTCTGGAAGCCGTGTCGCACCGGGGAGGCCTGCTACAACCCCTGCATCAACACCCACACTACAGACCACCAGCACGTCAACCACACCCTGGTGGACCTGCTCCACGGGGCCAACGGGACGGGTGTGGCACACATGGAGGCCGGGCCCTGCTGGGTGCTCTACCTGGACCCTACTCTCTGCATCATCATGGTGTGCATCCTGCTGTACACCACATACCCCCTGCTGAAAGAGTCGGCCCTGATCCTGCTTCAGACCGTGCCCAAGCAGATCAACATGCATCGGCTCaacgagcgcctgctcagcctGGAGGGCGTGCTGGCCATCCACGAGCTGCACATCTGGCAGCTGGCCGGCAGCCGCATCATCGCCACCGCCCACATCAAGTGCCAGGACCCCACCTCCTACATGGATGTGGCCAAGCGCATCAAGGACTTCTTCCACGATGAGGGCATCCACGCCACCACCATCCAGCCTGAGTTTGTCACCTTCAACTCAGAGTCGCGCGCCTCCCTGTGTGAGCTTTCCTGCCGGACTCAGTGCGCGCCCAAGCTGTGCTGTGGCGCTGGTGAGAAGCCGGGCGCCGCCGCTGCCGTGGCGGGCCTGGAGAAGACGGCCAACATGGAGGGTGACACAGCGCCTGCCTTGGCCCTGGAGGTGATCAGTGAGAGCCAGGAGCAGGCGTCAGCTGTCAGGGTGGGGCCCCGGACGGAACAAGAGGTCATCATCACCAGAGAGGTGGAGTCATCTCTGTGA
- the rd3 gene encoding protein RD3 encodes MASWFNWSEPHYRTPRRDPADVVTDTLMLELSWQLKEAGRQQRERENEYRRMQTGVDYSWLVNTPRGTFDISAGERLGLEDLCSKIHPPYCGAIILRFRQAVVENEPEVQEMAGLLRSVLLEALERMREEEEGQRLARQWSSRRAMSSMSLMSFKSRVRINPFGSTMGLTSSAANQGTGFGDLKTVSEDVEKGQEGPEKAQRVWSMPDFRHKGLSGKVV; translated from the exons ATGGCCTCGTGGTTTAACTGGAGTGAGCCCCACTACCGGACCCCCCGGAGGGACCCGGCTGACGTGGTGACCGACACATTGATGCTGGAGCTGAGCTGGCAGCTGAAGGAGGCCGGGAGGCAGCAGCGGGAGAGGGAGAACGAGTACCGGCGGATGCAGACAGGAGTGGACTACAGCTGGCTGGTCAACACCCCCCGCGGCACCTTCGACATCTCTGCAGGAGAGAGGTTGGGCCTGGAGGACCTCTGCTCCAAAATACACCCTCCCTACTGCGGAGCCATCATACTGAG GTTCCGCCAGGCTGTGGTAGAGAATGAGCCGGAGGTACAGGAGATGGCAGGCCTGCTTCGCTCCGTCCTCCTGGAGGCCCTGGAGCGCatgcgggaggaggaggagggtcagcGCCTGGCCCGCCAGTGGAGCAGCAGACGGGCTATGAGCAGCATGTCCCTCATGAGCTTCAAGTCCCGCGTCAGGATCAACCCCTTCGGCAGCACCATGGGCCTGACCTCCTCCGCTGCCAACCAGGGGACTGGTTTCGGTGACCTGAAGACAGTGTCGGAGGACGTAGAGAAGGGCCAGGAGGGACCAGAAAAGGCCCAGAGAGTATGGAGCATGCCTGATTTTAGACACAAAGGCCTCAGTGGTAAAGTGGTCTGA
- the slc30a1a gene encoding zinc transporter 1a isoform X2, translated as MGEMACEPNRVRLLCMLSLTFGFFIVEVVVSRITASLAMLSDSFHMLSDVIALLVALIAVRFAEKTQATNKNTFGWIRAEVMGALVNAVFLTALCFTIILEAIERFTEPHEIEKPEVVIGVGAAGLLVNLLGLCLFHGHAGGGHGHSHGGHSHGSKKNKRGKICKSERPSGEETNNLVGHHNSPNGMNTDIRRHETNYSESQMNGMAAYEELDHDTGSLNMRGVFLHVLGDALGSVIVVVNALIFTFVWKPCRTGEACYNPCINTHTTDHQHVNHTLVDLLHGANGTGVAHMEAGPCWVLYLDPTLCIIMVCILLYTTYPLLKESALILLQTVPKQINMHRLNERLLSLEGVLAIHELHIWQLAGSRIIATAHIKCQDPTSYMDVAKRIKDFFHDEGIHATTIQPEFVTFNSESRASLCELSCRTQCAPKLCCGAGELVPRQRQCC; from the exons ATGGGGGAAATGGCTTGTGAGCCTAACCGTGTTCGGCTCCTATGCATGCTTTCATTGACTTTTGGATTTTTCATTGTGGAAGTGGTCGTAAGCCGGATCACTGCATCTCTGGCCATGCTTTCGGACTCGTTTCATATGCTATCCGATGTCATAGCGCTGCTCGTGGCTTTGATTGCTGTGCGTTTTGCCGAGAAAACTCAAGCGACGAATAAGAACACATTCGGATGGATCCGGGCAGAAGTGATGGGGGCTTTGGTCAACGCCGTCTTCCTCACAGCTCTTTGTTTCACAATAATCTTAGAGGCTATCGAGCGTTTCACAGAGCCACATGAAATTGAGAAGCCCGAGGTAGTCATCGGTGTTGGGGCCGCAGGTCTCCTGGTGAATCTTCTTGGGCTCTGCTTGTTCCACGGACACGCGGGCGGTGGACATGGCCATTCTCACGGAGGTCATTCCCACGGAAGTAAGAAAAACAAAAGGGGTAAAATATGCAAGTCTGAAAGACCTTCGGGCGAGGAGACCAACAACCTGGTGGGACATCATAACAGTCCCAATGGCATGAATACCGACATACGTAGACATG AGACCAACTACAGCGAGAGCCAGATGAATGGCATGGCTGCATACGAGGAGCTGGACCATGACACTGGCTCCCTCAATATGCGCGGCGTGTTCCTACACGTGCTGGGCGACGCACTGGGCTCCGTCATTGTGGTGGTCAACGCCCTTATCTTCACCTTTGTCTGGAAGCCGTGTCGCACCGGGGAGGCCTGCTACAACCCCTGCATCAACACCCACACTACAGACCACCAGCACGTCAACCACACCCTGGTGGACCTGCTCCACGGGGCCAACGGGACGGGTGTGGCACACATGGAGGCCGGGCCCTGCTGGGTGCTCTACCTGGACCCTACTCTCTGCATCATCATGGTGTGCATCCTGCTGTACACCACATACCCCCTGCTGAAAGAGTCGGCCCTGATCCTGCTTCAGACCGTGCCCAAGCAGATCAACATGCATCGGCTCaacgagcgcctgctcagcctGGAGGGCGTGCTGGCCATCCACGAGCTGCACATCTGGCAGCTGGCCGGCAGCCGCATCATCGCCACCGCCCACATCAAGTGCCAGGACCCCACCTCCTACATGGATGTGGCCAAGCGCATCAAGGACTTCTTCCACGATGAGGGCATCCACGCCACCACCATCCAGCCTGAGTTTGTCACCTTCAACTCAGAGTCGCGCGCCTCCCTGTGTGAGCTTTCCTGCCGGACTCAGTGCGCGCCCAAGCTGTGCTGTGGCGCTGGTGA ACTAGTGCCCAGGCAGCGTCAGTGTTGCTAA